The Sediminispirochaeta bajacaliforniensis DSM 16054 genome includes the window AAGAGGCGGCACGACACCGTCTTTCTGCCGCAGCAAGGCCAGCAAAAAGTGTTCCGGTTCAATAGTTGAATGATTGTAGTCCCGGGCGATGGAGTCGGCCTCCTGAAACGCCTCCTGTACCTTTACCGTCATGTTTTCGTATCGCATAGATGCACCTCTATCTTATATGTCTATATCTTTTCGGTTGATTGCACTCCGATTTTTCTTTACGCTTATAAAATACTTACGCTTTTGTCGGCGGTCAAATTGAAAGGATGATTATGGAAGAAGAGAAAAAAGACGAACGAATGGTGCTGCTTCACGGTTTCAACAACCAGGAAGCGGTGGCCATCATGAGGGCCGTAAAGTCGGTCATAGAAGATCCCCAGGGAGTGGCTTTTTCGGTAACAACCCCGACGAATATACAGTGGCAGGTCGGTCAGCTTATTCGTGAGGTCAGGGAAGAGCACGAATACATGAAGGAAAACCCGCCATCGACAAAATAGATTATACTCCTTCAACCACCAGAATTCGGAACAGTAGGCAAACTTGAGGGAAATTCATCCATCAATTAAGGCCTAAGCGGCTAATAGTTTCGGCAAGCGCCCTTCCAAGGGCCCTATGGCCATCCTGGTCGAGGTGGATACCATCCACAAGGCTTGAAGATGCAACGGTCGCCACATCAAAAAAGGAACAAGCCAAACGATCTGCAACATCCCTGAAAAGATTTGCAAAATGCAGGGATTTTGCCGCCCCCCCTGTATACGAGGCGGCAAAACAACCCGTCTCGATAATCGGTGGCGGCGCGAGCAAAAGCAGCTTAGGTGCACCTCCGGCGATTCCGCAGCCGCTGGAAAGAATCATGTTTCCGAGGATCTCACAACCCTGTGCCACGGCCTCGGCAGGCAGATTAAACTGCATTTTTAGATCATTTGTTCCAAGCATAAGGACAGCAAGGTCGAGAGGGGCATGCGTCTCAAGACAGGGCATCAGATAACGCTTTCCGTTTCGCTCTTCCATAAGGGGATCATCGAA containing:
- a CDS encoding DUF3783 domain-containing protein, with translation MEEEKKDERMVLLHGFNNQEAVAIMRAVKSVIEDPQGVAFSVTTPTNIQWQVGQLIREVREEHEYMKENPPSTK
- a CDS encoding SGNH/GDSL hydrolase family protein: MKTALCYGDSNTWGHRPEDGSRYHRDQRWPGILQDKLGPEWFVIEEGLCGRTTLFDDPLMEERNGKRYLMPCLETHAPLDLAVLMLGTNDLKMQFNLPAEAVAQGCEILGNMILSSGCGIAGGAPKLLLLAPPPIIETGCFAASYTGGAAKSLHFANLFRDVADRLACSFFDVATVASSSLVDGIHLDQDGHRALGRALAETISRLGLN